Within Lolium rigidum isolate FL_2022 chromosome 5, APGP_CSIRO_Lrig_0.1, whole genome shotgun sequence, the genomic segment CAAATGATCGTAATTATTAATAGAACAatttaaataaaatgaaaaaattgAGGAAGTAGTCTATGGGATCATTGTCAGGATTGACGGTGATTGGGCTTCAAGGTGCAACGCGCCTTTGAGGAAATCTTCATGGCAGGGCGGTTTAGTAATAAGCCTATATATGAGGCAATGTTAGAACTATATGTTAGCGCGTGTTTTTGGATTCGATGAAGCCGAGAAGTATGAAGCCCGCACTGTTCTTACAACGTTCGTTTCTGATGCCATGTCGCGAAAGGAAACATAGGTGCTTGCTTAAAATGCCTTGACGCCAATGAGCTACAGGAAAATGTGGGCCGTGGCAAACTCAACTCAACTAGTAATTACTATTGTGCAACAACAAACGCATCATCAAGTGATCTTCATGGCGTCCATGATCTTTTTGCCGTCGAGCTTGGTGGAGACGACGAGCTTATAGAAGTCCTCGACGCTGACGCTCCTGTAGCGCGGCTCCTGGTCTCGGACGACGTCCTCCAGCGGCCCGTACGTGGTGCCGTACTTGCCGCTGTGGAAGGCGGCGATGGACATGCGTTCCTGGCGCGGGTTGACGACGGCCCTGTGCTCGATGCTCTTGTACTTGCCATTGGTGAAGacctcgacgacgtcgccgacgttgGCGAGGAGTGCTCCGGGGAGCGGCGAGACGGGGAGCCAGCGGCCGTTCCTCCTGATCTGCAGCCCGGCAACGGAGCCCACCTGTAGCAGCAGCGTGAGCCCCGTGGCGTCGGAGTGCGGCGAGAGGCCGAGCACCCGGTCCGCGTGCGGCTCCGGGCACCGCGGGTAGTAGTTCATCCTCATGGCCTGCACCTCGGCGAGCCTCGTCATGTCCGAGGGGTCCCGCACGCCAAGGTTCCCTGCCATGGCCCCGAGCAGCTCGCGGGCCACCCTCTGCACCTCCGCGGAGTAGCTCTCCAGGCAATCCCTGAAGCAAGAGAAGACATCACAGTTGTGGACATGGATGAATGCTACGTTAGCAGCTGGATGGAAAATGTGGGTGCTTACTTGAACGTGGAGGGGTTGGATGGCCAGAGGCGGAGGTGGCGGTAGCTGGGCGGCTGCGTGACGAGGTAGAACATGTCGGCCCAGTCGAGCTTCTGCTCCTCGGAGACGACGAAGGCCTGGCCGTACCCCTCGATGCCTCCAGGCTCCTGTGCCAGAGCTTGCTTCTCCGGCAGCGGAAGCGCAAAGAATCCCATGACGCTCCTCTTCATCTCCTCCATGGTCTCGTCGGGAATGCCGTGGCTGACGACCTGGAAGAAGCCCCAGTCCTCGCAGGCCATGCGCAGCCTGGCGGCCTCCTCGGCGCGATCTTCCTCCTTCTGGCCCAAGAGCCGGGCGAAGTCGACGACGGGGACATGCTCCTGCTCGTCAGCAGGGGCGTCGGGGAGGGTGGGTTCAGGTCGCAGGTAGCGGTTGAGGAGGGCGGGTGGGAGGTCTTGGGGCCGGGCGGCGAGGTCCTGCACGTTGGGCACCGGCAGCGAGCCGCCCAGGTTCCGCGGCATTGTTGCTTCTTCCATCAGAAGTGGTGGATCGATCGAATGGTGTGCTTGCTCGTAGCTCTTGCTGGCAGCTCACTCCCCGTGTGATTTATACGGCAGGTGGAAGGATGAAAGCCGGCCTACGCGGCTACTCGTTGCCCACACGTTGGGATCTGAGATGATTTGGGGAAGATGAGAGAGATCCAAACGGGAAATATAGGGAGTGGTGATTAGATGTGCACACGTGTAACACGTGTTGATCAAA encodes:
- the LOC124653428 gene encoding S-norcoclaurine synthase 1-like, producing the protein MEEATMPRNLGGSLPVPNVQDLAARPQDLPPALLNRYLRPEPTLPDAPADEQEHVPVVDFARLLGQKEEDRAEEAARLRMACEDWGFFQVVSHGIPDETMEEMKRSVMGFFALPLPEKQALAQEPGGIEGYGQAFVVSEEQKLDWADMFYLVTQPPSYRHLRLWPSNPSTFKDCLESYSAEVQRVARELLGAMAGNLGVRDPSDMTRLAEVQAMRMNYYPRCPEPHADRVLGLSPHSDATGLTLLLQVGSVAGLQIRRNGRWLPVSPLPGALLANVGDVVEVFTNGKYKSIEHRAVVNPRQERMSIAAFHSGKYGTTYGPLEDVVRDQEPRYRSVSVEDFYKLVVSTKLDGKKIMDAMKIT